One region of Macadamia integrifolia cultivar HAES 741 chromosome 11, SCU_Mint_v3, whole genome shotgun sequence genomic DNA includes:
- the LOC122093274 gene encoding L-type lectin-domain containing receptor kinase IV.2-like — translation MFFKYLLFFLLLSRFSASQQEDVGFTYNGFKGVNMSLDGLAQITDNGILLMANTTKREVAHAFYPHLVSFINSSSGNVLSFSTTFVFAMSSELPTLGGPGIVFVISPSRRFPGALPSSYLGLFNTTNIGNSSNHVVGVELDTLQNTEFNDIPDNHVGIDINDLKSVKAARASYFSDQENRRVNLNLISGHPMQLWVEYSGSKKQLNVTLAPTNVPKPTIPLLSLKINLSRFMVDPMFVGFSSSTSSLAVSYFVLGWSFKIKGKAKELSLSQLPKLPRMGPKPKPKIFTIGFPVIGASLVLILIFIIQFIVGRKKKFAEVLEDWELEYGPQRFRYKDLYIATKGFNDKELLGIGGFGKVYKGILPTSKEVAVKRVSHDSRQGVREFIAEIASIGKLRHRNIVTLLGYCRRKEELLLVYDFMPNGSLDKFLFDQSTTKAKLSWKQRFQIIKGVASALLYLHEEWEQVVVHRDVKSSNVMLDKELNGKLGDFGLARLYDRGEDPKSTHVVGTFGYLAPELSRTGKVSPTMDVFAFGVFLLEMACGRRPIEPRASEECIVLVDWVISSWNSGTILDTVDPKLEMNYEVEEMELVLKLGLLCSQSIPTARPCMRQVVRYLEGEVPQPKLPSLRRSVSAPSEGPYLLGNSSSPSSIANSVLSGGR, via the coding sequence ATGTTTTTCAAGTACTTGctattcttccttctccttaGCAGATTTAGTGCATCACAACAAGAAGATGTTGGTTTCACCTACAATGGCTTCAAAGGAGTTAACATGAGCTTGGACGGGTTAGCCCAGATTACAGACAATGGCATCCTACTGATGGCAAACACCACAAAGAGAGAGGTGGCTCATGCCTTCTATCCCCACCTAGTTTCCTTCATTAATTCGTCTAGTGGTAATGTTCTCTCCTTCTCAACCACTTTTGTATTTGCTATGTCCTCTGAGTTACCAACACTAGGAGGTCCTGGAATCGTGTTTGTGATCTCACCCTCCAGAAGGTTCCCTGGAGCTCTCCCAAGTAGTTATCTTGGCCTCTTCAACACCACTAACATTGGTAACTCATCCAACCATGTAGTTGGAGTCGAGTTGGATACCCTCCAAAACACAGAGTTTAATGACATCCCTGATAACCACGTCGGTATTGATATTAATGACTTGAAATCTGTTAAAGCTGCTCGGGCATCTTATTTTAGTGATCAGGAGAATCGACGTGTGAACCTCAACCTTATCAGTGGACATCCCATGCAACTTTGGGTGGAGTATTCTGGTTCAAAGAAGCAACTTAATGTGACATTAGCTCCAACTAATGTCCCTAAACCAACAATTCCACTCTTGTCATTGAAAATTAATCTTTCACGGTTCATGGTAGATCCCATGTTCGTGGGCTTCTCATCATCTACTTCTTCCTTGGCCGTATCTTATTTCGTGTTGGGGTGGAGCTTTAAGATCAAAGGGAAAGCaaaagaactctctctctcccaacttCCTAAGCTTCCTCGAATGGGACCCAAACCAAAGCCTAAAATTTTTACCATTGGATTTCCTGTGATCGGTGCTAGTTTGGTGTTAATATTGATCTTCATCATCCAATTTATTgttggaaggaagaaaaagttcgcagaagttcttgaagattggGAACTTGAATATGGACCTCAAAGGTTCAGATATAAAGATCTCTACATAGCAACCAAAGGGTTTAATGACAAGGAGCTTCTTGGTATAGGTGGCTTCGGTAAGGTTTACAAAGGTATATTGCCCACCTCAAAAGAAGTTGCAGTGAAGAGAGTATCACATGATTCAAGACAAGGAGTCAGGGAATTCATTGCTGAGATTGCCAGCATCGGAAAACTGCGGCATCGAAACATAGTAACACTCTTGGGCTATTGTCGACGTAAAGAAGAGCTCCTTCTAGTGTATGATTTCATGCCCAATGGAAGTCTAGACAAGTTCCTCTTTGATCAGTCCACAACAAAGGCGAAATTGAGTTGGAAGCAAAGATTTCAAATAATCAAAGGTGTGGCATCCGCATTACTATATCTTCATGAAGAATGGGAACAAGTAGTGGTTCACAGAGACGTCAAGTCCAGTAATGTGATGTTAGACAAGGAGCTAAACGGAAAACTGGGTGATTTTGGGCTCGCAAGATTATATGATCGTGGAGAAGATCCTAAATCCACCCATGTGGTGGGAACATTTGGTTATCTTGCACCAGAACTTTCAAGAACTGGCAAAGTAAGCCCTACTATGGATGTGTTTGCGTTTGGggtttttttgctagaaatggCTTGTGGTAGGAGGCCAATAGAGCCTCGAGCATCAGAAGAATGTATTGTGTTGGTGGATTGGGTGATCTCAAGTTGGAATAGTGGGACAATTCTTGATACTGTGGATCCCAAATTGGAAATGAATTATGAAGTGGAAGAAATGGAGTTGGTGTTAAAACTTGGATTGCTTTGCTCCCAGTCAATTCCAACTGCAAGGCCATGTATGCGACAAGTTGTGAGGTATTTGGAGGGAGAGGTTCCACAACCAAAGCTGCCATCTCTGAGGCGGAGCGTTTCTGCACCTTCAGAAGGTCCTTACCTGCTTGGGAATTCATCGAGTCCATCATCGATTGCAAATTCTGTACTCTCAGGAGGACGTTGA
- the LOC122093058 gene encoding L-type lectin-domain containing receptor kinase SIT2-like — MSFKIEFNDIDGNHVGININDLKSVQSASASYFSDQENQHVNLSLNSGQPLQLWVEYSGAEKQLNVTLAPINVPKPTIPLLSLKIDLSLFIVDPMFVGFSSATYTLPVSHYVLGWSFKMNGEARELTLSQLPNLPHHKTPKTRPGKLFIVAFSVIVASLGLISIFFIIQFIVKRKNKFAEVFEDWELDYGPRRFKYKDLYITTKGFKEKELLGAGGFGRVYRGVFPTTKTEVAVKRVSHNSRQGEREFIAEIITNGKLRHWSIVPLLGYCRRKEELLLVYDFMPNRSLDKALFDQTKPKMMLSWCQRFRIIRSVAAALLYLHEGWE, encoded by the coding sequence ATGTCCTTCAAAATAGAGTTCAACGACATTGATGGAAACCACGTTGGTATcaatatcaatgacttgaaatcaGTTCAATCTGCATCTGCTTCTTACTTCAGTGATCAAGAGAATCAGCATGTGAACCTAAGCCTAAACAGTGGACAACCCTTGCAACTCTGGGTGGAATATTCTGGTGCAGAGAAGCAACTTAATGTCACTTTAGCTCCTATTAATGTTCCTAAACCAACCATCCCACTCTTGTCCTTGAAAATTGATCTTTCTCTGTTCATTGTGGATCCCATGTTCGTGGGGTTCTCCTCAGCTACATACACCTTGCCAGTATCCCATTATGTTTTAGGATGGAGTTTTAAAATGAATGGGGAAGCAAGAGAACTCACCCTCTCCCAACTTCCTAACCTTCCTCATCATAAAACACCTAAAACGAGACCTGGCAAGCTTTTTATTGTTGCGTTTTCTGTGATAGTTGCTTCTTTAGGCTTGATCTCGATCTTCTTCATAATCCAATTTATagtgaaaagaaagaacaagtTCGCCGAAGTGTTTGAAGATTGGGAACTCGATTATGGACCTCGCAGGTTCAAATATAAAGATCTTTACATCACCACCAAGGGGTTCAAGGAAAAGGAGCTTCTTGGAGCTGGTGGATTTGGTAGGGTCTACAGAGGCGTATTTCCCACAACCAAGACAGAAGTTGCAGTGAAGCGAGTCTCCCACAATTCTAGAcaaggggagagagaattcATTGCTGAGATCATCACCAATGGTAAATTGAGGCATTGGAGCATAGTACCACTCTTGGGTTATTGCCGACGTAAAGAAGAGCTCCTTTTAGTCTATGATTTCATGCCCAATAGGAGTCTAGACAAAGCCCTCTTCGATCAAACGAAACCAAAGATGATGTTGAGTTGGTGTCAAAGATTTCGAATCATTAGAAGCGTGGCAGCTGCTTTATTATATTTGCACGAAGGATGGGAATGA